From Rhodoferax sp. AJA081-3, the proteins below share one genomic window:
- the fdhD gene encoding formate dehydrogenase accessory sulfurtransferase FdhD, whose product MEVADVAAAVVQELARHAEPISSARLCKALGIRMSTLLRALAYLGEAEIAGQAGLGWVKQHQDGERLMLSLAPTLPAPTRQQPVLRYRGAQAHAAQDALAEETPVALVYNGVSHAVMMATPTDLEAFAMGFSLSEGIVDSTAQIYDISIQTQPQPQGMELHISLASAQFAALKDRRRQLAGRTGCGLCGLESLKALDLDVAPLEHAVHLRHSDILAALQHLPQHQPLNAQTGALHVAAWVNTDGQLPYAMEDVGRHNALDKLVGMLAQNKLDTVTGWVLMSSRASYELVQKCARARISLLATVSAPTAMAVRLAQQAGICLVGFVRESGLVVYSFPERVLPG is encoded by the coding sequence ATGGAGGTAGCCGACGTTGCCGCCGCGGTGGTGCAAGAGCTGGCCCGGCATGCAGAGCCCATCTCTAGCGCGCGCCTGTGCAAGGCGCTGGGCATACGAATGAGCACGCTTTTACGCGCCCTGGCCTACCTGGGCGAGGCCGAGATTGCCGGCCAGGCCGGGCTGGGCTGGGTGAAACAACACCAAGACGGTGAACGCCTGATGCTCAGCCTTGCACCCACACTGCCAGCGCCCACCCGGCAGCAGCCGGTGCTGCGCTACCGCGGCGCCCAAGCACACGCCGCCCAGGATGCCCTGGCCGAAGAAACACCCGTTGCCCTGGTCTACAACGGGGTCTCCCACGCGGTAATGATGGCCACGCCAACCGATCTGGAGGCCTTTGCCATGGGGTTCAGCCTGTCCGAAGGCATTGTGGACAGCACGGCGCAAATCTACGACATCAGCATCCAGACCCAGCCCCAGCCCCAGGGCATGGAGTTGCACATCAGCTTGGCCAGCGCCCAGTTCGCCGCGCTGAAAGACCGCCGACGCCAGCTGGCCGGGCGCACCGGATGCGGCCTGTGTGGTCTAGAGAGCCTGAAGGCACTGGACCTGGACGTGGCACCCCTGGAGCACGCCGTGCACCTGCGCCACAGCGACATACTGGCAGCGCTGCAGCACCTGCCCCAGCACCAGCCGCTGAACGCGCAAACCGGCGCCCTGCATGTGGCGGCCTGGGTCAACACCGATGGCCAGTTGCCGTATGCCATGGAAGACGTGGGCCGCCACAACGCGCTGGACAAACTGGTCGGCATGCTGGCCCAGAACAAGCTTGATACAGTCACCGGCTGGGTGCTGATGAGCAGCCGTGCCAGCTACGAACTGGTGCAGAAATGTGCGCGGGCCCGCATCAGCCTGCTGGCCACCGTGTCGGCCCCCACGGCCATGGCGGTGCGACTGGCGCAACAGGCGGGCATCTGCCTGGTCGGCTTTGTGCGGGAGTCCGGCCTGGTGGTCTACAGCTTTCCCGAGCGGGTGTTGCCAGGCTAA
- a CDS encoding group II truncated hemoglobin, which translates to MNIPEQPTFDTPFAWIGGEDRVKALAERFYDLMDLESGYAELRAAHGPDLGSAREKLFWFLCGWLGGPQHYTDRFGHPRLRMRHMPFKIGETERDQWLACMAQAMAETGVPNELAERLKESFFKTADWMRNTEG; encoded by the coding sequence ATGAACATCCCGGAACAACCCACATTCGACACCCCATTTGCATGGATAGGTGGTGAAGACAGGGTCAAGGCCCTGGCCGAGCGTTTCTACGATCTGATGGACCTGGAGAGTGGGTACGCCGAACTGCGCGCCGCACACGGCCCCGACCTGGGCAGTGCCCGCGAAAAGCTGTTCTGGTTCTTGTGCGGCTGGCTGGGCGGCCCCCAGCACTACACCGACCGCTTTGGCCACCCCCGGCTGCGCATGCGCCACATGCCATTCAAAATTGGCGAAACCGAACGTGACCAGTGGCTGGCCTGCATGGCCCAAGCCATGGCCGAAACCGGTGTGCCAAACGAACTGGCCGAGCGGCTGAAGGAATCGTTCTTCAAGACCGCAGACTGGATGCGCAATACTGAAGGGTGA
- a CDS encoding methyl-accepting chemotaxis protein — translation MNNNPIQAGVFSLVTIKARLIFSYAVMALALIVVSAMAIADLAASQYNFEHQVTVVEKEVDLLANLFDAVNARAVAARNIVLLDSPSEIATEKKNIEVALARISSSMQTLKTMLAAGGPESAGLLRKVEAIEKIESRYEVVATEILRKALAGDREGASKSIVADCRPLLIALVAAVESAKKEIHDISDREVAASMAQNQSLRLQLFAAIALALAGAAALAVVMTRKITRPLLRAVNIAETVAAGDLSSHIDVSSRDETGQLFRALQTMQDSLVTVVARVRHGSETVSSASSEIAEGNQDLSSRTEQQASALQQTAASMEQLNSAVQQNADHARQANQLAQSASSVAMQGGEVVGQVVETMKGINESSRKIADIISVIDGIAFQTNILALNAAVEAARAGEQGRGFAVVASEVRSLAGRSAEAAKEIKQLINASVERVEQGSSLVDKAGETMTEVVASIRRVTDIMGEISAASSEQSAGVSQVGDAITEMDHTTQKNAALVEEMAAAASSLRSQAGDLVQTVAIFKLAEGHEVSPVSVSEVTARSRSWAALPRTKPAVTAPRLASV, via the coding sequence ATGAACAACAACCCCATCCAAGCGGGCGTCTTCAGCCTTGTCACGATCAAAGCCCGGCTGATCTTCAGTTATGCGGTGATGGCGCTGGCGCTGATTGTGGTGTCGGCGATGGCCATCGCCGATCTTGCGGCGTCACAGTACAACTTCGAGCACCAGGTCACTGTGGTCGAGAAGGAGGTCGACTTGCTCGCCAACCTGTTCGATGCTGTTAACGCCCGTGCGGTAGCGGCACGCAACATCGTGCTGCTAGACTCCCCGTCAGAAATTGCCACTGAGAAAAAGAATATCGAGGTGGCCTTGGCGCGCATCAGCAGCTCGATGCAAACACTCAAGACCATGCTGGCGGCAGGCGGGCCGGAATCGGCGGGACTGCTGCGCAAGGTCGAAGCGATCGAAAAAATCGAGAGCCGTTATGAAGTGGTGGCCACCGAGATTCTCAGGAAGGCGCTGGCTGGCGACCGCGAAGGTGCATCCAAGTCGATCGTCGCCGATTGCCGCCCCCTGCTGATTGCGCTGGTGGCGGCGGTGGAGTCGGCCAAGAAGGAAATCCACGACATCAGCGACCGCGAGGTGGCTGCCTCCATGGCGCAGAACCAGAGCCTGCGCCTGCAATTGTTTGCCGCCATCGCGCTGGCGCTGGCGGGTGCCGCCGCCCTGGCCGTGGTCATGACCCGCAAGATCACCCGTCCCTTGCTGCGGGCCGTCAATATTGCGGAAACCGTGGCCGCGGGCGACCTGTCCTCCCACATTGATGTCAGCAGCAGAGACGAAACCGGCCAGCTGTTTCGCGCCCTGCAGACCATGCAGGACAGCCTGGTTACCGTGGTTGCACGGGTGCGCCATGGCTCGGAAACCGTGTCCAGTGCCAGCTCCGAAATCGCCGAGGGCAACCAGGACCTCAGCTCCCGCACCGAACAGCAGGCCAGCGCCCTGCAACAGACAGCGGCCAGCATGGAGCAACTGAACTCGGCCGTGCAGCAAAACGCCGACCACGCCCGCCAGGCCAACCAGTTGGCCCAGAGTGCCAGTTCAGTCGCCATGCAGGGCGGCGAAGTGGTGGGTCAGGTGGTGGAAACCATGAAGGGCATCAACGAGTCCAGCCGCAAGATTGCCGACATCATCAGCGTCATCGACGGCATTGCCTTCCAGACCAATATCCTGGCGCTGAATGCTGCGGTGGAAGCCGCCCGCGCGGGTGAACAGGGCCGTGGTTTTGCGGTGGTGGCGTCCGAGGTGCGCAGTCTGGCCGGCCGCAGCGCCGAGGCGGCCAAGGAAATCAAACAATTGATCAACGCCAGTGTGGAGCGTGTGGAGCAGGGCAGCAGCCTGGTAGACAAGGCCGGAGAGACCATGACCGAAGTTGTGGCCAGCATACGCCGTGTGACCGACATCATGGGTGAGATCAGCGCGGCCAGCAGCGAGCAGAGTGCCGGTGTGTCGCAGGTGGGTGATGCCATTACCGAGATGGACCACACGACCCAGAAAAATGCGGCCCTGGTGGAAGAGATGGCCGCAGCCGCCAGCAGCCTCAGGAGCCAGGCCGGTGACTTGGTGCAGACGGTGGCAATCTTCAAGCTGGCTGAAGGCCACGAGGTCAGCCCGGTGAGCGTGTCTGAAGTGACCGCCCGGTCCAGGTCATGGGCTGCGTTGCCGCGTACCAAACCCGCGGTTACGGCGCCCCGGCTGGCATCGGTCTGA
- a CDS encoding helix-turn-helix domain-containing protein, producing the protein MTYTHLTQEERYQIHNLTRQGIHLSQIAAELGRSSSTISRELRRNASARGYQPALAQDKATQRQTQRRNARQFDPEQWQLVELYLRLSLSPQQVSDRLALEDRLSISTEAIYQYAYANKAQGGDLVGYLRCQNFVESAMPVVESAVGYSRTGSELNIAPQWWIARSA; encoded by the coding sequence ATGACCTATACACACTTGACCCAAGAAGAACGATACCAAATTCACAACCTCACGCGCCAAGGCATTCATCTGTCGCAAATTGCAGCAGAGCTTGGACGTAGCAGCTCGACGATCAGCCGCGAGCTCAGGCGCAATGCCAGTGCCCGGGGCTACCAACCTGCACTGGCCCAAGACAAAGCGACTCAGAGACAGACACAGCGTCGCAATGCCCGCCAGTTCGATCCAGAGCAGTGGCAACTCGTGGAGTTGTATCTGCGCCTGAGCTTGTCTCCCCAGCAAGTCAGTGACCGCCTGGCTTTAGAGGATCGTTTGTCGATTAGCACCGAAGCCATCTACCAATACGCCTATGCCAACAAAGCCCAGGGCGGTGATTTAGTCGGGTACTTGCGCTGTCAAAACTTCGTAGAAAGCGCTATGCCAGTGGTCGAGAGCGCCGTGGGGTACTCAAGAACCGGGTCGGAATTGAACATCGCCCCGCAGTGGTGGATAGCAAGAAGCGCATAG
- a CDS encoding IS30 family transposase: MSKLRRKRYASGRERRGVLKNRVGIEHRPAVVDSKKRIGDWEGDTVIGGGRKGVLVTLVERKSRYTLAHPLRPSTVRGDAGHCRFAAPPQTCLQDTDLDNGKEFAEHEFIASCLRAKVYFAKPYCSWQRGLNENTNGLLRQFFPKGCSLLKVTQAQVDEAVYLLNHRPRKCLGYRTPHEVFYNLPVRPLTLHSVALCT; this comes from the coding sequence CTGTCAAAACTTCGTAGAAAGCGCTATGCCAGTGGTCGAGAGCGCCGTGGGGTACTCAAGAACCGGGTCGGAATTGAACATCGCCCCGCAGTGGTGGATAGCAAGAAGCGCATAGGCGACTGGGAGGGCGATACGGTGATCGGCGGGGGGCGCAAAGGCGTGTTGGTGACACTGGTGGAACGCAAGTCCCGCTATACCTTGGCGCATCCACTACGCCCAAGCACAGTGCGGGGTGACGCAGGCCATTGTCGATTTGCTGCGCCCCCACAGACATGCCTGCAAGACACTGACCTTGACAACGGCAAGGAGTTCGCTGAGCACGAATTCATTGCAAGTTGTTTGAGGGCGAAGGTGTACTTTGCCAAGCCCTACTGCTCATGGCAGCGTGGGCTCAATGAGAACACCAACGGGCTGCTGCGACAGTTCTTTCCAAAGGGGTGCAGTTTGCTCAAGGTGACACAGGCTCAGGTCGATGAAGCTGTGTACTTACTCAATCATCGGCCTCGTAAGTGCCTGGGCTATCGCACACCGCATGAGGTCTTCTACAACCTACCCGTCAGACCTCTTACACTGCATTCCGTTGCGCTTTGTACTTGA